In Erigeron canadensis isolate Cc75 chromosome 6, C_canadensis_v1, whole genome shotgun sequence, the following are encoded in one genomic region:
- the LOC122605758 gene encoding beta-amyrin 28-monooxygenase-like produces the protein MIQILTAILIFIVSYIFWVVYKNRNSGTSKVNLPPGSFGWPFLGESLALLRAGWDGVPERFVHERIKKHGSPLVFKTSLLGDRVAVLCGPAGNKFLFGNENKLVAAWWPFPVRKLFGKCLITIRGDEAKWMRKMLLSYLGPDAFASHYAATMDVVTRSHIETHWRGKEEVNVYQTVKLYTFELACRLFLSLEEPNHIAKLGFLFNIFLKGVIELPIDFPGTRFNRSKKAAASIRTELMMLIEARRVALEEGNASSSQDLLSHLLTSSDESGRYLTEWEIANNILLLLFAGHDTSTCSITLIMKRLGEHPNVYDKVLNEQLEISKTKAAGEMLKWKDIQKMKYTWNVVSEVMRLTSPVTGAFREALVDFEYAGYTIPKGWKLYWCAASTHKDEGNFDDVAQFDPSRFEGTGPSPYTYVPFGGGPRMCLGKEFSRLEVLVFIHNIVTNFKWDLLIPDEKIEYDPMATPQKGLPVRLHSRQV, from the exons ATGATTCAAATATTAACTGCCATTCTTATTTTCATAGTCTCATATATTTTCTGGGTTGTATACAAGAATCGCAATTCTGGAACAAGCAAAGTCAATCTTCCTCCAGGAAGCTTTGGATGGCCGTTTTTAGGAGAATCTTTGGCACTACTTCGAGCAGGCTGGGATGGAGTTCCAGAGAGATTTGTGCATGAACGTATCAAGAAACACGGTAGTCCTTTAGTGTTTAAGACGTCTTTACTTGGTGACCGTGTGGCTGTGCTTTGTGGTCCTGCAGGTAACAAGTTTTTGTTTGGGAACGAAAACAAGCTGGTTGCAGCTTGGTGGCCATTTCCAGTGAGGAAGCTTTTTGGTAAATGTTTAATTACAATCCGTGGTGACGAAGCTAAGTGGATGAGGAAGATGTTGTTATCGTATCTTGGTCCTGATGCATTCGCTAGTCATTATGCTGCTACTATGGATGTTGTCACACGTAGCCATATCGAAACTCATTGGAGAG GCAAGGAGGAAGTGAACGTATACCAAACCGTCAAGTTATACACATTTGAGCTGGCGTGTCGGTTATTTCTTAGTCTGGAAGAGCCAAACCACATTGCAAAACTCGGTTTCCtgttcaacatcttcttgaaAGGGGTCATCGAGCTACCTATAGATTTCCCTGGCACAAGATTTAACAGATCAAAAAAAGCAGCAGCTTCTATTAGGACCGAATTAATGATGCTTATCGAAGCAAGAAGAGTAGCACTAGAAGAGGGAAACGCATCATCCTCACAAGACCTCCTCTCACATTTGCTTACATCTTCGGATGAAAGTGGCAGGTATCTAACCGAGTGGGAGATTGCAAACAACATTTTGCTACTACTCTTTGCCGGTCATGATACCTCCACCTGTTCTATCACGTTGATCATGAAGAGACTTGGCGAACACCCTAATGTTTATGACAAGGTGTTGAATG AGCAATTGGAGATCTCTAAGACAAAAGCAGCAGGGGAAATGCTGAAATGGAAAGACattcaaaaaatgaaatatacttGGAATGTTGTATCTGAAGTCATGAGATTAACTTCGCCCGTTACCGGAGCCTTCAGAGAAGCCCTGGTGGATTTCGAGTATGCAGGCTATACGATACCCAAAGGATGGAAG TTATATTGGTGTGCAGCATCGACTCATAAAGATGAAGGTAACTTTGATGATGTGGCCCAATTTGATCCATCGAGGTTTGAAGGTACAGGACCGAGTCCATACACATATGTACCATTCGGGGGTGGCCCAAGGATGTGTTTGGGGAAAGAATTTTCACGACTTGAAGTACTTGTATTCATTCACAACATTGTCACCAATTTCAAATGGGACTTGTTGATACCTGATGAGAAAATTGAATATGATCCAATGGCTACTCCGCAAAAAGGGCTTCCAGTTCGTCTCCATTCTCGTCAAGTTTGA